One genomic window of Candidatus Kuenenia stuttgartiensis includes the following:
- the argH gene encoding argininosuccinate lyase, translated as MKKKLWGGRFTEQTKASVESFTESISFDWRLYKFDIEGSIAHATMLAQRKIITEKEKKEIIKGLEIILAEMNAGTFKFKKNLEDIHMNIESALIERIGEPAKKLHTARSRNDQVALDLRLWVREQILITSNYLTLVQQGLVKKGKEYFGAIMPGFTHMQHAQPILLSHYLLAYVEMFERDEKRLADCAKRLNESPLGACALAGTTLPTDPMITAKLLNFGSICQNSIDAVSDRDFCMEYVFALSLISMHLSRLCEEWIIWCNDEFSFIDISDAYCTGSSIMPQKKNPDVLELIRGKCGRVYSHLTTLLTLFKGLPLSYNRDMQEDKVAVFDAAETVHSMLNIFAELIANTRFNSERMKLACENGFSDATALAEYLVKLDVPFRKAHEIVGNIVRECVRLNRKIKDLDLETLKRHSHLITKDVFQVIGVENCVMNYKSSGSSAPRLVKNRLAHWERKLSKG; from the coding sequence ATGAAGAAGAAACTTTGGGGTGGAAGATTTACCGAACAGACAAAGGCGTCTGTAGAGTCCTTCACCGAATCAATTTCCTTCGATTGGCGTCTTTATAAGTTTGATATTGAGGGAAGCATTGCACATGCAACCATGCTTGCGCAGCGCAAGATCATTACCGAAAAGGAAAAAAAGGAGATTATAAAAGGTCTGGAGATTATTTTGGCGGAAATGAATGCCGGTACATTTAAATTTAAAAAAAATCTCGAAGACATTCACATGAATATCGAATCGGCTTTGATAGAACGTATCGGAGAACCGGCGAAAAAACTACATACGGCAAGGAGCAGAAATGATCAGGTCGCCCTCGATCTGAGATTGTGGGTGCGTGAGCAAATATTGATTACGAGCAACTACTTAACCCTTGTACAACAAGGGCTGGTGAAAAAGGGCAAGGAGTATTTTGGAGCAATAATGCCTGGCTTTACCCATATGCAACACGCCCAGCCAATACTTTTGTCGCATTATTTACTGGCATATGTAGAGATGTTTGAAAGAGATGAAAAGAGGCTTGCCGATTGTGCAAAAAGGCTTAATGAATCCCCTTTAGGAGCGTGCGCCCTTGCGGGTACAACGTTGCCGACCGATCCGATGATAACTGCAAAATTGCTTAACTTCGGCAGTATTTGCCAAAATAGCATTGACGCGGTAAGCGACCGGGATTTTTGTATGGAATATGTATTTGCCCTCTCTTTGATCTCAATGCATTTGTCAAGGCTGTGTGAAGAGTGGATAATTTGGTGTAATGACGAATTTAGTTTTATTGATATTAGCGACGCTTATTGTACCGGTTCGAGCATAATGCCGCAGAAGAAGAATCCTGATGTGCTGGAGCTTATCAGAGGAAAGTGTGGGCGCGTATACAGCCATTTGACTACATTGCTAACGTTGTTTAAGGGATTGCCTTTAAGTTATAACCGGGATATGCAGGAAGACAAGGTTGCCGTTTTTGACGCTGCGGAGACGGTTCATTCTATGTTGAATATATTTGCTGAGCTTATTGCAAATACTCGTTTTAACAGCGAAAGAATGAAACTGGCATGTGAAAATGGTTTCAGTGACGCAACGGCGCTCGCTGAATATCTGGTAAAACTAGATGTGCCATTTCGCAAGGCGCATGAGATTGTCGGGAATATTGTGAGGGAATGTGTTCGGCTAAACCGGAAGATAAAAGATTTAGATTTAGAAACATTGAAACGTCATTCTCACCTTATTACGAAAGATGTATTTCAGGTGATTGGGGTAGAGAATTGTGTTATGAACTACAAGAGCTCAGGTTCTTCAGCGCCGCGTCTTGTGAAAAACCGTCTTGCACACTGGGAAAGAAAATTGAGTAAGGGATAA
- a CDS encoding 4Fe-4S binding protein, translated as MAEKTVKQKIDLNELKSGGFIKQTQKDLFTVRLKVPGGRITPDKMLKIAEVAKKYSRLGYCHLSFRQSVEIIGVHIDDFDAVIKELATVDQKVASCGPRVRVPTACGGCEYNPNGIMDTQAKALEVDEKFFGTPCHHKFKMGFSGCPIDCTRTRESDLGFQGVVYPVWTEDFCNGCTLCAKACLEGAIVSDKEGKPIFDQSKCVYCGDCIKACPMDVWKEKKKGWLVRVGGKHGRHPREADVVLDYLPDEKVNDFANATIEWYNKNGKTKERVGTCIDRVGLDKFKKEVAGAFTKA; from the coding sequence ATGGCAGAAAAAACAGTGAAACAAAAGATTGATTTAAACGAGCTAAAGTCCGGAGGATTTATAAAACAGACGCAAAAAGATCTTTTTACGGTTCGGTTAAAAGTTCCTGGTGGTCGAATTACCCCTGATAAAATGTTAAAGATTGCAGAAGTTGCGAAGAAATACAGTAGATTGGGATATTGCCACCTGAGTTTCAGACAATCGGTGGAAATTATTGGGGTTCATATTGACGATTTCGATGCGGTAATAAAGGAACTGGCGACGGTAGATCAAAAAGTTGCTTCCTGCGGGCCAAGGGTCAGAGTACCTACTGCGTGTGGTGGTTGTGAATACAATCCGAATGGGATTATGGATACACAAGCAAAGGCGCTGGAAGTGGACGAAAAGTTTTTCGGCACGCCGTGTCACCATAAGTTCAAAATGGGGTTTTCCGGATGCCCGATTGATTGTACGAGAACGAGGGAGTCTGATTTGGGGTTTCAGGGTGTTGTTTATCCTGTTTGGACAGAAGATTTTTGTAATGGGTGTACCTTATGCGCAAAGGCGTGTTTGGAAGGTGCTATCGTTTCTGATAAAGAGGGAAAACCTATATTTGATCAATCGAAATGTGTGTATTGCGGCGATTGTATTAAGGCTTGCCCGATGGATGTATGGAAAGAAAAGAAAAAGGGCTGGCTGGTAAGAGTGGGGGGGAAACATGGTAGACACCCCCGTGAAGCGGATGTTGTTCTTGATTATTTACCTGATGAGAAAGTAAATGATTTTGCGAATGCCACAATCGAATGGTATAACAAAAATGGTAAAACGAAAGAAAGAGTTGGCACGTGTATTGACCGCGTAGGTTTGGACAAATTCAAAAAGGAAGTTGCTGGCGCTTTTACGAAAGCATAA
- a CDS encoding PLP-dependent cysteine synthase family protein, with product MPRKVRCNSILERIGNTPLIRINKITKELQKRNVEIYVKAEWFNPGGSVKDRPALRIVEDAEKSGKLGGDKILIDSTSGNTGIAYAFIGAVKGYEVNLVMPLNVSEERKRIVSAFGTKTIYTDPLLGSDGAMNEAKRLVNETPAKYFYGNQYNNPSNWMSHYETTGVEIWKQTEGNLTHFIACLGTSGTLMGTGKRLKKFNSNIQVISVEPDTSIHGLEGMKHMETSITPGIYNEDFPDRKMYVETEDAYKLVKRLAAEEGFFVGYSSGAALAASLKVADEIKNGMIVTIFPDRGDRYLSTSFW from the coding sequence ATGCCCCGAAAAGTACGTTGCAATTCAATTTTGGAGAGAATTGGAAACACGCCGCTTATCAGGATTAACAAAATTACAAAGGAATTGCAGAAAAGGAACGTAGAAATTTACGTTAAAGCAGAATGGTTTAACCCTGGAGGCTCTGTAAAGGATCGTCCCGCGTTACGAATTGTCGAAGATGCTGAAAAATCGGGGAAGTTGGGCGGTGATAAAATATTGATAGATTCGACTTCGGGTAATACCGGCATAGCGTATGCGTTTATCGGTGCAGTAAAAGGATACGAGGTTAATTTGGTAATGCCCTTAAATGTTAGTGAGGAAAGAAAACGAATCGTATCTGCTTTCGGAACAAAAACCATATACACGGATCCATTATTAGGTTCTGACGGCGCTATGAATGAAGCCAAGAGACTGGTCAACGAAACCCCTGCAAAATATTTTTATGGCAATCAGTACAATAACCCTTCAAATTGGATGTCGCACTATGAAACAACCGGTGTTGAAATATGGAAGCAGACAGAGGGTAACTTAACCCATTTTATTGCTTGTTTGGGAACGAGTGGCACATTAATGGGTACGGGAAAAAGGTTGAAGAAATTTAACTCTAATATTCAGGTAATATCGGTTGAACCCGACACGTCCATTCACGGACTGGAAGGAATGAAGCATATGGAAACTTCGATTACTCCTGGCATTTACAATGAGGATTTTCCCGACAGGAAAATGTATGTTGAAACGGAAGATGCGTATAAATTGGTAAAGAGGCTTGCCGCAGAGGAGGGATTTTTTGTCGGGTATTCTTCTGGCGCCGCCCTTGCAGCATCGTTAAAGGTAGCGGATGAAATTAAAAATGGGATGATTGTGACAATATTTCCCGACAGGGGTGATAGATATCTTAGTACAAGTTTTTGGTAA
- a CDS encoding addiction module protein, translated as MNLIPESCTREKKREREGGRIFTIDKYVIDKDLISFLQIDSPDPEIDRIWAEEARNRCQAYKTGKFETVSYENVMSKQSSCRTCDTRKR; from the coding sequence TTGAATTTAATACCTGAATCTTGCACAAGAGAGAAAAAAAGAGAGCGCGAAGGGGGTCGAATCTTTACCATTGACAAATATGTAATTGATAAAGATTTGATTTCATTCCTCCAGATTGATAGCCCAGACCCGGAAATCGACCGTATCTGGGCTGAAGAAGCAAGGAATCGCTGTCAGGCATACAAGACAGGCAAATTCGAGACAGTTTCTTATGAAAATGTGATGAGCAAACAGTCGTCATGTCGCACTTGTGACACCCGAAAACGATGA
- a CDS encoding FAD-dependent oxidoreductase, with the protein MKKKQKVAIIGAGPAGLTAAFDLAGMGYKVTVFEKEAQVGGMMMWAIPSYRLPRDQIMFDVSHILERGVQIKTNTPIGGKGKSFSDLLEMGYDAVFIAVGAQIGKRLEIAGEEGTDGVMDCLVFLKNVSAGDTRKPGENIVVIGGGNSAVDAARTAKRLSKNVSIVYRRTREEMPALSWEVEEAEHEGVSFHFLAAPVKIVTENGKAKGLECIKMRLGKPDESGRRRPEPIPDSTFIIDTDCVISAISQEPDLKFLGDKHGLKVNKWGTIAVDGNLATSKKGIFAGGDVTLGPSTIIECIAQGHLAANSIDRFINGEPLEEPKKKVWVTLLDSEIDLREENYDATLRQDMRLLPEHEREGNFDLVELGLDEFQAAREANRCLKCDLTINVETNECVLCGRCSMVCPVGALKQVDAFDQSKEHKPFMSKDGIVIKYTDKCIRCGNCKDCPVNVISMKRVLWKPNEDVNKFL; encoded by the coding sequence GTGAAGAAAAAACAGAAGGTAGCGATTATAGGAGCTGGACCGGCGGGGTTGACTGCGGCTTTTGACCTTGCAGGGATGGGATATAAAGTGACCGTATTTGAAAAAGAAGCCCAGGTAGGCGGTATGATGATGTGGGCTATTCCATCTTATAGGTTGCCTCGCGACCAGATTATGTTTGATGTTAGCCATATTTTAGAAAGAGGCGTGCAAATAAAGACAAACACTCCGATTGGAGGCAAAGGTAAATCTTTTTCTGATTTACTGGAAATGGGATATGATGCGGTGTTTATTGCTGTAGGTGCACAAATTGGCAAACGCCTTGAAATAGCGGGAGAAGAAGGCACTGATGGTGTAATGGATTGTCTTGTATTTTTGAAAAATGTTAGTGCTGGTGATACTAGGAAACCCGGCGAAAATATCGTTGTAATTGGTGGCGGTAATTCTGCCGTAGATGCAGCAAGAACTGCAAAGCGTCTATCCAAAAATGTTTCCATCGTTTATAGAAGAACCAGGGAAGAGATGCCAGCATTGTCGTGGGAGGTTGAAGAAGCTGAGCACGAAGGGGTAAGTTTCCACTTTTTGGCTGCTCCAGTGAAAATTGTAACCGAGAATGGGAAGGCAAAAGGTTTGGAATGTATTAAGATGCGGTTGGGAAAACCAGATGAAAGTGGAAGAAGAAGGCCTGAGCCTATTCCGGATTCCACTTTTATCATTGATACTGACTGTGTTATTTCTGCAATCAGCCAGGAACCAGATTTAAAATTCTTAGGGGATAAGCATGGTTTGAAAGTTAATAAATGGGGAACCATTGCTGTTGATGGGAATCTTGCAACAAGTAAAAAGGGTATTTTTGCAGGGGGAGATGTCACATTAGGCCCTAGCACAATAATAGAATGTATCGCACAGGGCCATTTAGCTGCCAATTCTATTGACAGGTTTATAAACGGTGAACCGTTGGAGGAGCCTAAGAAAAAAGTTTGGGTAACGCTTCTTGATAGTGAAATTGATTTGCGAGAAGAAAATTATGATGCAACACTCCGTCAAGATATGCGATTGTTGCCAGAACACGAGAGAGAAGGCAATTTTGATCTAGTCGAGCTTGGCTTAGATGAATTTCAGGCGGCAAGAGAAGCAAACAGATGTCTTAAGTGTGACCTTACGATAAATGTTGAAACAAATGAATGCGTGCTGTGCGGGCGTTGCAGCATGGTGTGTCCTGTAGGTGCGCTTAAACAAGTGGATGCATTTGACCAAAGTAAAGAACACAAGCCATTTATGAGCAAGGATGGTATTGTAATTAAATATACTGATAAATGTATTCGTTGTGGAAATTGTAAAGATTGTCCTGTAAATGTGATATCTATGAAGCGTGTATTATGGAAACCCAATGAGGACGTTAATAAATTTCTATAA
- a CDS encoding sulfurtransferase TusA family protein produces MTEKEEFVPDDKIDLRGVLCPINFVKTKLKLEMLDTGQILEVILDDGEPMRSVPRSIKEEGHKIVKVENLDNSYRILIKKV; encoded by the coding sequence GTGACAGAGAAAGAGGAATTTGTTCCGGATGATAAAATTGATTTAAGGGGAGTGCTTTGTCCTATTAACTTTGTAAAAACAAAATTGAAACTGGAGATGTTGGATACCGGTCAAATTTTGGAAGTTATATTAGATGATGGAGAACCGATGAGAAGTGTTCCCAGAAGCATAAAGGAAGAAGGCCATAAAATAGTTAAGGTGGAGAACTTGGATAATAGTTATAGAATCCTGATTAAGAAGGTATAA
- a CDS encoding precorrin-2 dehydrogenase/sirohydrochlorin ferrochelatase family protein, producing MSKYYPAQININNKKCVVVGGGNVAWRKVCSLKNAGAKVVVVSPVFCPEMEREEGIELVKQKYDEYYLNGAVIVIASTDDEKVNEKVYHDAVRKGMLVNVVDKPDYCSFIVPSSIVRGDLCITISTGGSSPAFARNIRLHLEKQFGNEYSEFTELLSEMRRKVLGEISDEKIRRGILQRIAEWDMFDFFKEKGASETRNKMLNIISGKHICK from the coding sequence ATGTCGAAATATTACCCGGCGCAAATCAATATTAATAATAAAAAATGTGTGGTGGTCGGGGGTGGGAACGTTGCCTGGCGCAAGGTTTGTAGCTTGAAAAATGCCGGTGCAAAGGTAGTTGTAGTGTCTCCTGTGTTTTGTCCGGAGATGGAAAGGGAAGAAGGCATTGAACTCGTTAAACAGAAATACGACGAATACTATTTGAATGGAGCGGTAATTGTAATCGCATCTACTGATGATGAAAAGGTGAATGAAAAAGTCTATCATGATGCGGTGAGAAAGGGGATGCTGGTGAATGTTGTGGATAAACCGGATTACTGTTCCTTTATTGTTCCGTCGTCTATTGTACGCGGAGATCTTTGTATTACCATTTCTACCGGCGGGTCAAGCCCTGCTTTTGCGCGCAATATACGTTTGCATCTGGAAAAACAATTTGGAAATGAATACAGTGAGTTTACAGAACTTTTGTCAGAAATGCGGAGAAAAGTGCTTGGCGAAATTTCTGACGAAAAAATCAGGCGGGGAATTTTACAGCGAATTGCGGAATGGGATATGTTTGATTTTTTTAAGGAAAAGGGAGCCTCTGAAACGAGAAATAAAATGCTGAATATTATTTCAGGGAAACATATTTGTAAATAA
- a CDS encoding cytochrome b N-terminal domain-containing protein: MKSLNELKRLITENEIWRSVFRHGYADTPRNRVLQIISNVWLHLHPAKVREHGTKIRFTWCMGGITFFIFLFEALTGILLMFYYTPDVNRAYADTVDLMYVVPFGRFLRNSHRWGAHAMVITVSIHMLRVFLTGSYKPPRQFNWVVGVFLLVLTFLLSFTGYLLPWDQLGYWAITVGTNMARATPLLGHEGPFAYILGMEANNDIRFALLGGTSIGAPALLRAYVWHCIGIPVIASALMMVHFWRVRKDGGISGPL, translated from the coding sequence ATGAAATCACTGAATGAATTAAAAAGATTGATTACAGAGAATGAAATTTGGAGGTCTGTATTCCGGCATGGTTATGCAGATACCCCAAGGAACAGAGTCCTTCAGATAATCAGTAATGTATGGTTGCATTTGCATCCGGCGAAGGTGCGAGAACACGGTACAAAGATACGGTTTACCTGGTGTATGGGTGGGATTACGTTTTTTATTTTTCTATTTGAAGCATTGACCGGTATTTTGCTCATGTTTTATTATACACCAGATGTAAACAGGGCATATGCTGACACCGTCGATTTGATGTATGTGGTGCCATTTGGGAGATTTTTAAGAAATTCACATCGTTGGGGCGCTCATGCAATGGTTATTACCGTGAGTATTCATATGTTGCGGGTGTTTTTGACAGGCTCTTACAAACCGCCGCGTCAGTTCAATTGGGTGGTGGGTGTTTTTTTGCTAGTGTTAACATTTTTGCTAAGTTTTACAGGTTATTTGTTACCTTGGGATCAATTGGGATATTGGGCTATTACTGTTGGCACGAACATGGCGAGGGCGACCCCCTTGTTAGGACATGAAGGCCCCTTTGCTTATATTTTAGGAATGGAGGCAAATAATGATATCCGATTTGCCTTATTGGGAGGCACATCAATTGGGGCCCCTGCGTTGTTGCGTGCTTATGTGTGGCACTGTATCGGTATACCTGTTATCGCCTCTGCTCTTATGATGGTTCATTTTTGGAGAGTTCGTAAGGATGGCGGCATTTCTGGCCCGTTATAG
- a CDS encoding type II toxin-antitoxin system RelE/ParE family toxin has translation MVKVTWTDQALDDLDSICLFIARDSIQYAKLFAIRAFEATDRLELFPKSGRVVPEINREDIKEIY, from the coding sequence ATGGTTAAAGTAACATGGACAGATCAAGCTTTAGATGATTTGGACTCTATTTGTCTCTTTATTGCGCGTGACTCTATTCAATATGCAAAGTTGTTTGCAATTAGAGCATTTGAGGCAACAGATCGTCTTGAACTCTTTCCAAAATCAGGCAGAGTTGTTCCCGAAATAAATCGTGAAGATATTAAGGAAATTTATTAG
- a CDS encoding ankyrin repeat domain-containing protein yields MGIFSGFQNKLQKTKLQIEIEARNVITVKNLLKTNPSLVTATYQNNYTALHLAAHEGQKAIVKTLISYGADIHARAKNGDTPLDIAKKRNHLAVVNILEGKGNHPGKKQDE; encoded by the coding sequence ATGGGTATTTTTTCAGGATTTCAAAACAAATTACAGAAAACAAAACTTCAAATTGAAATTGAAGCAAGGAACGTAATTACAGTAAAAAATCTTCTCAAGACAAATCCTTCATTAGTAACCGCTACGTACCAAAACAATTATACCGCCCTTCATCTGGCAGCACATGAGGGACAAAAAGCTATTGTAAAGACGCTTATCTCTTACGGCGCGGATATTCATGCCAGGGCAAAAAACGGGGACACTCCCCTTGATATCGCAAAAAAGAGGAATCATCTTGCAGTAGTAAACATTCTGGAAGGAAAAGGCAACCATCCGGGGAAAAAACAAGACGAATAA
- a CDS encoding DsrE/DsrF/DrsH-like family protein, which translates to MSRKKKFVIFAHSGTYDKLYQIVTLAITAASMGKETYIFLFFGALKRFVNEEFSPEILGSEFGEEGEGLRKRMVDMNPAPLKELLEEVRSLGNLKLYACSGAVKLMDLEEVKVKSKVDDILGLTTIIEIADGAETQLFI; encoded by the coding sequence ATGAGCAGGAAAAAAAAATTTGTCATATTTGCACATAGTGGAACCTACGATAAGCTTTATCAGATTGTTACATTGGCTATTACTGCCGCTTCAATGGGAAAAGAAACGTACATTTTCCTCTTTTTTGGGGCATTGAAACGTTTTGTTAATGAAGAATTTTCGCCGGAAATTTTGGGTTCTGAATTTGGAGAGGAAGGCGAAGGGTTGAGGAAACGTATGGTAGATATGAACCCAGCACCGCTCAAAGAACTACTGGAAGAGGTGAGATCTCTTGGAAATTTAAAACTGTATGCATGTTCGGGAGCCGTGAAGTTAATGGATCTTGAAGAAGTAAAAGTAAAATCGAAAGTAGATGATATTCTTGGCTTGACAACAATAATAGAAATTGCTGATGGAGCAGAAACACAATTATTTATTTGA
- a CDS encoding ubiquinol-cytochrome c reductase iron-sulfur subunit, producing MGSKKDENKCCESGKEGGIWFTISRRNFLTLAGWGLFFAAIGAYLSQLFGYKGFFYPKVLFEPSPRFFVGEPKQFPVGSVTTLKSRKIFVVRDADSFKAISVVCTHLGCAVEFSKEKNIFECPCHGSKYYRNGVNFAGPAPRPLDHLQMILDNNGKLAVDTSVKVPLETELIV from the coding sequence ATGGGATCAAAAAAAGATGAAAACAAATGCTGTGAATCAGGGAAAGAAGGGGGTATCTGGTTTACTATATCTCGCAGAAATTTCCTGACATTAGCTGGTTGGGGTTTGTTTTTTGCCGCGATAGGAGCTTATTTAAGTCAATTGTTTGGTTATAAAGGATTCTTCTATCCAAAAGTACTTTTTGAACCGTCGCCAAGGTTTTTTGTTGGCGAACCGAAACAGTTTCCTGTAGGCTCGGTTACTACTTTGAAATCGAGAAAAATATTTGTTGTTCGTGACGCAGATAGTTTTAAAGCAATCTCTGTTGTTTGTACGCATCTTGGTTGTGCAGTAGAGTTTTCAAAAGAAAAAAATATATTCGAATGTCCATGCCATGGAAGTAAATATTACCGCAACGGTGTAAATTTCGCGGGGCCAGCGCCACGGCCATTAGATCATTTGCAGATGATACTTGACAATAATGGGAAATTGGCTGTTGATACAAGCGTGAAAGTACCGTTAGAGACAGAGTTAATTGTGTAG
- a CDS encoding Mov34/MPN/PAD-1 family protein, producing MLHIGKNELNSIKNEVIKNYPLECCGLLVGMNTSEKKVVEVHAVQNKNTERTQDRYEISGKDFMKTDRIASKKGLQIIGIYHSHPDHPAVPSAFDTENAWSGYSYMIVSVEKRKDIEFRAWIFDEKRKLFIEEKINCIG from the coding sequence TTGTTACACATCGGTAAAAATGAGTTAAACAGTATTAAAAATGAGGTAATAAAGAACTACCCTTTAGAATGTTGCGGGTTATTAGTCGGCATGAATACTTCAGAAAAAAAAGTAGTAGAGGTACATGCTGTTCAAAATAAAAATACAGAAAGAACGCAGGATAGATACGAAATATCCGGTAAGGATTTCATGAAGACAGACAGAATCGCTTCCAAAAAAGGATTACAAATTATAGGCATTTATCATTCACATCCCGATCATCCTGCAGTTCCTTCGGCATTTGACACAGAGAATGCTTGGAGTGGTTATTCCTATATGATCGTTTCAGTGGAAAAACGGAAAGATATTGAATTCAGAGCGTGGATTTTTGATGAAAAGAGAAAATTATTTATAGAAGAAAAAATTAATTGTATCGGGTAA
- the lysA gene encoding diaminopimelate decarboxylase — MDAFHYDGNTLYCERVKIKDIVSETGTPVYIYSKNAILTRFNELKTAFQEVDATICFSVKSNSNLSVCKILADEGSGFDVVSGGELFRALKAGGKPSKIVFAGVGKTDKEIQYALENDIFMFNVESIAEIEHINAAACRAGKTAKVALRINPDIDAKTHAKTTTGKKENKFGIDLIVAETIIEKAKAYTNVTICGIHVHLGSPIYSADPYVNALKKITMFMEKCRNAGINIQYLNIGGGYCISYTGEKVIEPKDYSTQILPFAKEMKCRVIMEPGRFITGNSGILVTSVIYNKQNSHGKKFVICDAAMNDLLRPALYDAFHRIWPVNTSVAMPDVETPDTSVAKQGMDLVDIVGPVCESSDVFAKDRAIPPVNEGDLLAIFSAGAYGFTMSSSYNSRPRSCEILVDRDKYIVIRKRETYEDLIAGEELV, encoded by the coding sequence ATGGATGCTTTTCATTATGATGGGAATACCCTCTATTGTGAGCGGGTAAAGATTAAAGATATTGTTTCAGAGACAGGTACGCCGGTTTATATTTACAGCAAAAATGCAATTCTCACAAGGTTTAATGAATTAAAAACCGCATTTCAGGAGGTTGACGCGACCATTTGTTTTTCGGTGAAGTCGAATTCAAATCTTTCGGTTTGCAAAATATTAGCCGATGAAGGGTCCGGTTTTGATGTAGTTTCAGGCGGCGAGCTGTTTCGGGCGCTTAAGGCAGGCGGAAAGCCCTCAAAGATTGTGTTTGCCGGAGTAGGGAAAACGGATAAAGAAATACAATACGCCCTGGAAAATGATATTTTTATGTTTAATGTTGAATCAATTGCAGAGATAGAACATATAAATGCAGCGGCATGCAGGGCGGGTAAAACGGCAAAAGTTGCTTTGCGCATTAATCCCGATATTGACGCCAAGACTCATGCAAAAACCACGACGGGGAAAAAGGAAAACAAATTTGGCATTGACCTGATTGTTGCGGAAACAATTATTGAAAAAGCGAAGGCATATACAAATGTTACTATTTGCGGAATTCATGTACATTTAGGTTCGCCGATATATTCAGCAGACCCTTATGTGAATGCCTTAAAAAAAATTACCATGTTTATGGAGAAATGTCGTAATGCCGGCATCAATATACAATATTTAAATATAGGGGGGGGATATTGTATTTCATATACGGGGGAAAAAGTAATAGAGCCAAAGGATTATTCCACCCAAATACTGCCATTTGCTAAAGAGATGAAGTGTCGGGTAATCATGGAACCCGGGCGGTTTATTACAGGTAATTCGGGGATTTTAGTAACAAGTGTTATTTATAATAAACAAAACTCGCATGGCAAAAAATTTGTTATTTGCGATGCGGCTATGAATGATTTGTTACGTCCCGCTCTTTATGATGCGTTTCACAGGATATGGCCGGTAAACACCAGCGTTGCGATGCCTGATGTTGAAACTCCTGACACAAGTGTGGCAAAACAAGGGATGGATTTGGTAGATATTGTAGGCCCTGTATGTGAAAGCAGCGATGTTTTTGCGAAAGACAGGGCGATTCCACCGGTCAATGAGGGAGATTTGCTGGCAATATTTAGCGCTGGCGCGTATGGGTTTACCATGAGTTCCAGCTATAATTCCCGTCCGCGTTCATGCGAGATTCTTGTGGATAGAGACAAATATATTGTTATAAGAAAAAGGGAAACGTATGAAGATTTAATTGCAGGCGAGGAATTGGTTTAA
- a CDS encoding type II toxin-antitoxin system RelE family toxin yields MYEALISHEAGKYYKKQDKGTKRRLNKCIDDLSREPLFGQHIKKLYGELEGKLRYRMGNIRIVYEVNIKDKTIEIKSVRGRGDILQIRVTDRWGITLIPLLSSSFLRMMCQNSGERETKDEGCPSSLVHHSSSLIVRKTALLLEFSKN; encoded by the coding sequence ATGTATGAAGCCCTCATTTCGCATGAAGCAGGAAAATATTATAAAAAACAGGATAAAGGTACTAAGCGAAGATTAAATAAATGCATAGACGACCTCAGTAGAGAACCGCTTTTCGGACAGCATATCAAGAAACTATACGGTGAACTTGAAGGGAAACTTAGATATCGAATGGGCAATATCAGAATTGTGTATGAAGTCAATATTAAAGACAAAACCATTGAGATTAAATCCGTCAGGGGCAGAGGAGATATTTTACAAATAAGGGTCACAGATAGATGGGGGATCACCTTGATACCTCTGTTATCAAGTTCCTTTTTGCGGATGATGTGCCAGAATTCCGGAGAGCGAGAGACGAAAGACGAAGGATGTCCGTCGTCTCTCGTCCATCATTCGTCGTCCCTCATCGTGCGGAAAACAGCGCTATTATTGGAATTTTCGAAAAACTAA